CTTGTTCTAGCCGTAAAACTAGTTAGGCTTAAACGAGATGCTGCTGCCATGGTTGCCGTGATTGTTAGAGAGATTTCCAAGAAGTATAGATGGAAAAAGGACAGGGAAAGAAGGATGATACTAATGGCTGCTTCTTCATCTACCTGCCGATGGAGTCTGAGTTCTCTGTATAGGCACCATCATTTCACTTCGATGGGGTTTTGGTTATGGaagacgagatggaaggaagcaatGATAAGTATGCTGGCTGAGTTTGATGGGGAGTTTGACTCGGATGGGAGAAGAAGTTGAGTGACTGTGGTTTAGTTAAAAATATCAACAGTTGATGGTTGTCTTGTGCCGAGAATAAAATGGTGCTGTGCTCGAGTTTGAGAGATGAAAGTTGGGATTGATGCTATTGGAGATACTCATTGCTGCCGTTTCCTTCTGTACTTCTTCACAGTCTGTCGGTCAGTTAACTTCAGGTTCCGTTGATTCGGCAATTACAACAATGAATGGAATTGAGATCGAGTTGGTGGTTGTCGATGGTCGAAAATTAGGCGCTGGTGGTATCTTCTACGACTACACAGACTGAGGGAGAATGAAGACGTTCCTTAACTACAATAAAATGTTTCTTGCCGTCGTTGTGGTTTCTAGGTGATGGATACAGAGTGTGAAAGGTTGGGTTTGCCGGGAGTTTGAAAATCAAGATGGAAGTGATGTATTTGTGTTCTCAATTTGGCAACTGCAATGGGTTTCTTTCTGGAGATGGTATCAATCTTCTACTCGAACTGAAATCAATGGAGCTGCTGTGCAGTCGAAGGAGCAAAGAAGCTGAGTGATGGTTGGTTTGTATTTCGAACTGTTGGCAGTAGAATGGAATGAGATGGTAGGTACCAAAGTTAGCCGTGAACTTATCGTTAGAAGTGAATAGTGGGTCTAACTCGAAATTCAGAGAATGGAAGTTGTTGCTGGCCGAGATTCAGATGGGTTAAGTCGAACTCAGGAAGGAATAAAATGGGTGCTTCGGTTTGAGTTTGTATGATGCCTGAATTCTCATTTAGTCTGTTGGTTCGAAGGAGATGGGGTTCAGATGGTTGAGTTGGTATaaataggggtgtgcaacggacggacggatgcggattaggggCGCGTCCAATGCGTTAAAATTACGGATTTGGAAAAACCAACCGTGTCCGACCCAATCACCCGTGAATTTGACATCCGCGGATCAACGGATAATACGGGACGGatacggattaaccgcggatttagtcaaaataataaaaaaaaaataagaccAAGTCTCATAACTTTATACGAAGCAAATGTTAGATTTAATCACATTCTGAGCCTTCTTGGCAGAAAGGGTGTAAAAAGTCAGCAGATCTTCTCAAGTCCAAGTTTCTAACCGACTAGTCTTTTTCTCCCCCAAAACAAACCAACCTAGCTTGGCTGCTGTGCGTGAGAGAAAAATATGTATTTTGCTGTTTATCGAGACTTGAGAATGACAGCAGCAAAGGGTCAAGTAAAAAGTTCCAGTGTTGGCGTTGGGAGTTGGCATATTACATATCAAGATTATACGCCAGAGCTAAGTGAAATCACTGCGGTATCTGAACTGGCTTGTGAGGCTTCGGTGCATTGGGATTTCCTTGATCATAGAAACTCCGAAAAAGTGAGATAACTTCGGATGCCATTTACTCCTCCTTCCTCCTTTATATGACCTTTCATTTCCGAAGCACCATCATTAAGTGCGTGCTCAGTGTTTCTAGAATGTAACGACAAGATTGATCCACAGCCTCCGAACTTATCATTAGCATAACCATAACATACAGCTTTAATACCAAGAATTGATATAGCTGCTGCACACATGATACATGGTTCACATGTGACATAGAGATGACATTTCGAAAATCTCATTCCAATTTCTTTCTTTGAGTGTCTATCCTTTTGCCAAACCTCAAGCAAATAATCGGTGGCTTCCATCTCCGCATGCCCTGTAGTATTACTTGTCTATTAATTTTCCTTATTGCCCTAaggtgcgggtgaatccgcggatttcaaagtccaaccgcaaccaaaccgttaaaAAGTGCGAATTTGAAAATCCCACCCGTGTTCGGTTCATAGATCTTGCGGATTGGGTTTCACCcgtaattttgcggacggatacggataaAATTCGCGGTTCCAGAATTTTTGCGCACCCCTAGGTATAACTGAACATGGAGGTATGACGGACATAATGGCCAATGGCCAGACTTTGGTAATGGTCTGAATTTAGAAGCGGGAGTTGGTGACGGATTTGGGCCTTTGGCAATTTCGTACAGTCCAGTTAGAAGTCTTCGTAACACTGATGTATatttgggaaaattaggcgcaagcccaaaaaaaataatattttcattgtcaggtccataattaattttaggtaccgtgacacccataattatatgaaattattaaaaatatttgcatgacgggttatgcatccgcatgacgggttatgcatcagggtataattgacaacacaacttgaatataacatatctaaaaattcgcgtatttttacaaattttatatcgttggaaatatttttaagagagctacgtaacgagtacaaacaagaatatcaaatttttgtttttcacgaaaaaatcagagATGATCATCagtttaggcaaaattttcgaaaacttgatacataaccattatgcagccaccaaaaaagatgcataacacattctgcagacgcataacgaattatgcaaccattttctccactgcataacaaattatgcatttggataacaaagttacacatctataacaagttatgtaaccattgttttggttgattttaatgcatacataaaaaaattgatgcataatgtagtatgcatccatatttacggatgcatatcattttatgcatctattttctcgatgcataatgcattatgcagtcatattttcggatgcataacaggttatgcatccattttcacgactgcataacatgttatgtagatattattgtaggtgcatgacaagttatgcagccttatttttgttggtttcaatagtaacaaaaaagttgttgcataacgtgttatgcaaccgttttctggactgcataacaagttatgcaacaattataatagatgcataacatgttttacagacattttctcgactgcatgacaAGAACTCATACAATTTCAGTGATCTCCAACATTAAGACACTTTCATCTAATCTGCCTCGTATATATCCAAGTCTATTGAAGTCCAGCGAACCAGTACCATGTGATTTTGATGAATATATATCAGACTAAAATATAAACAAATTAGCTAAAAGTTATCTATAAGGTCTAATTATATAGTAAAAGATACTTGTCAGCTGGCTTCAACTTGACACAAAGTTCCCAGGAAATTAACACCAAAACCCAATTAATTAGGCCATTAATTTAGCTAATAACTCAATTAACAATATTATTTAAccattaaatataatttttttaatatttgatgCTACAAGGAAATCTGTTAATGAACTGTGATATAATGAGTAGAAGTCACTGCTTAGTTCCAAAGCAGCAGGAAGCTTAGAAATGAGTTCTTTCACCGTCTATTTTCTTTGTTCAGTTTCATCACACTTTGCAAGCAACAACACCCATTTTATTCAGTTTTGGAGGAACGGGAGCAGATACAGGTGGATATGTCCCTGCCTCTGGTGTCTATATCTGTATGCCCCATGGTAGTACGTCCTTCCACAAGGGCACCGGCCGGTTTGGTGATGGACGCCTGATTATCAATTTCCTTTGTAAGTACTGTTCGGTTATAATCACCACATTTTCTTTTCAAGATCTTAATCCTTCCATTCATCACTTCGCAACCTATCAGTTCAATTGTTGTTGCTATtgtaaaatcaccattcagtcAAGACCATTTCTAGGAAGAACCCACTGTAAATACAAAAGGGAAATCGCCATCGTCGCATGTAATTACTCAACTAGACCACATAGTTGTTGCAACAGTCAGTATTTCCCTCAATACTTCCACCAAAACCATCTCGCAATACTGCCATCTTTCTTCCATTCAACACGCATCCAACTGCCAACAGTTTAAAAAACTGATTCCACCTTCTTTCAGGCAATTCTGCGAGTAACTGAAGTGCATTTTTTTTGCGTCCCAAGGTTGTCTTCAGCTGGCTCATCTCCTCCTCTTTTGTACAAACCACTCGAGCCAACACTAACAATTCCCGTCTCGATGGATGAAATACATTACCACTATCACCATTATACTTTTTGTCCATCCAAATCAAGGTCACAACATCAaatcctcttcatcttctctgaagtattgcaatGCCAAACATGTACAACCATTTTCCATTCAACTACAACACCCAATTCAGGCCAAGCAATTTCTCCAATTTTGCTCGCTGACAATTGCTCAATCGAACAACAAGAATTCACGGTGCAAATCAATTGAATCACCATCCATCTTCCTGCGAGTGCCATCTTCTGTTTGTGTCTAAATCTGCTACAAACACATCATTAACCAACACCAATAACCAAATCCACTCGAGACCAATTCTAGATCGTTAAACCAGCAACATCATTAACCAACACCAATAGCATGCAGAATGGAATCTGAATCAGATCGAACcctagagaaagagaaagaaacttaCAATGACACGATGTTATCGCCTCTCTGAGACAGAACGAAGAATTGAGAATGTTTAGGCTTTTATCAATATGATGAAAAAAACGAAATACATAATTTAAAAAATATGAGTTTCCgataaattttatttccaaaaatgggtgcgcgcctgaactttttTGGGCGTGGATTTCTCAGTGGGAAAAATTTAAAAAAAGGGTGTGGTAGTAGTTTTCACTTTCTTTTCGAGATATCAATAGGGGGGGGGGGGNNNNNNNNNNNNNNNNNNNNNNNNNNNNNNNNNNNNNNNNNNNNNNNNNNNNNNNNNNNNNNNNNNNNNNNNNNNNNNNNNNNNNNNNNNNNNNNNNNNNNNNNNNNNNNNNNNNNNNNNNNNNNNNNNNNNNNNNNNNNNNNNNNNNNNNNNNNNNNNNNNNNNNNNNNNNNNNNNNNNNNNNNNNNNNNNNNNNNNNNNNNNNNNNNNNNNNNNNNNNNNNNNNNNNNNNNNNNNNNNNNNNNNNNNNNNNNNNNNNNNNNGGGGGGGGGGACTGGAAGCTGCGGCTGGCTACAGAGCCGAAAGCCGGAGAAGAAGGAGGCCGGTGACAGAGGCTAGCAGCTACATTGTTGACGGCGGCGGCAGAGAGAGCCGAAAGGATAAATCAAAGGTTTGAAGTTTGGTTTTTGATTCTATTTTGATTTTCAATCAATTCTCTTTATTATGTCTAtgacttttgagaaagccatgcctTTGTTAGATTtctttgtaattagggtttatgattgaaacCATTATGGGTATTAGGCTACTTTAAATTGAATGATATAACAATAGACcattatgatttaaattttcaatattttttattgatttattgaaaaaatgagctcttgcttcaccggttttaaaaACTTATGTGTGTAATTGATggttttacaaatatgtttgtTCTCGTtatttgataatctatgcttgggttaatttctttgatgggttattcttagaaaagctgaataatatttgtgaactaatatttagtttcgtataaatttctcgctgatgcaaattgatggtgcatgcttggatttAGTCTTATAATGTGCTATGCTTAGgggtataccagtgatatttgcgactctgaTACATATAacaggtgatgtcgatagaacggacaataaataaatattcacgaattatgtttcatttcagtaatcgaatagaaatagtggtggatactgtAAACCCTGATTACCGACCTTTTCGTTGGATTTAGTAtattagtttagtttagtttagcttagtttattttctttattttattcttttaaaaatcagaaaaccataGCTTGATTAGTTAGTTGATTAGGAATACTTGTTACGGTACTTTCCATCgttccctgtgggttcgacccgtacttgtcgttgtctactagttagacgccgtGCGATTGTGGTTATTATAAAAAGGTATTACCGAAGCCtaacaatttttggcgccgctgccggggagcggttgtggaatattggtatttttaattttgtaattaggtttttattttatttttttgtacggcatttttattttattttaggatttctttttcctttttacttGTTTTGTGTTTTAGAACtttgtttcagg
Above is a genomic segment from Papaver somniferum cultivar HN1 chromosome 10, ASM357369v1, whole genome shotgun sequence containing:
- the LOC113315570 gene encoding tRNA-specific adenosine deaminase TAD2-like — its product is MEATDYLLEVWQKDRHSKKEIGMRFSKCHLYVTCEPCIMCAAAISILGIKAVCYGYANDKFGGCGSILSLHSRNTEHALNDGASEMKGHIKEEGGVNGIRSYLTFSEFL